In Schistosoma mansoni, WGS project CABG00000000 data, supercontig 0041, strain Puerto Rico, whole genome shotgun sequence, a single window of DNA contains:
- a CDS encoding 40S ribosomal protein S6, putative has protein sequence MKLNIAFPSNGTQKCIEVDEELKLRPFYDKRMSHELPVDFLGDEWKGYIMRITGGNDKQGFPMKQGVLTNGRVKLLLSKGSSCYRPRRKGERRRKSVRGCIVDSNLSVLNLVVVRKGENDIPGLTDVSIPRRLGPKRASKIRKLFNLSKKDNVCQFVVRKPVPAKEGKKERSKAPKIQRLTTPLRLQRKRHRHAVKRQRIETRRKAQEEYAKLLAQRRKQARDERAERKRSRSHSLRESKGQTDKSAS, from the coding sequence CTGAACATAGCATTTCCGTCCAATGGGACTCAAAAGTGTATTGAGGTCGATGAAGAACTTAAACTTCGCCCATTTTATGACAAACGTATGTCGCATGAACTTCCAGTTGACTTTCTGGGAGACGAATGGAAAGGATACATAATGCGCATAACTGGTGGAAATGATAAACAAGGTTTCCCTATGAAACAAGGAGTTTTAACTAATGGCCGTGTCAAATTGCTGTTGAGCAAAGGGAGTTCATGCTATCGTCCTAGACGTAAAGGAGAACGACGACGCAAGAGCGTACGTGGTTGTATAGTTGATAGTAATTTAAGTGTGCTTAATCTGGTTGTTGTACGCAAAGGAGAAAACGATATCCCTGGCTTGACTGACGTCAGTATTCCTCGACGCCTTGGGCCTAAGAGAGCTTCAAAAATTAGGAAATTGTTTAATCTGTCGAAGAAGGACAATGTTTGTCAGTTCGTTGTGCGAAAACCTGTCCCAGCTAAAGAAGGAAAGAAAGAGCGTTCCAAAGCTCCGAAAATTCAGCGTTTAACAACACCTTTGAGATTACAGCGTAAACGCCATAGGCATGCAGTGAAGCGCCAACGCATAGAAACCCGCAGAAAGGCACAAGAAGAATACGCCAAATTGCTCGCTCAGCGCCGAAAACAAGCTCGTGATGAGCGTGCAGAGCGCAAGCGTTCACGAAGTCACTCTTTACGTGAATCTAAAGGACAAACAGATAAAAGTGCATCATAA